In the Leishmania panamensis strain MHOM/PA/94/PSC-1 chromosome 30 sequence genome, one interval contains:
- a CDS encoding hypothetical protein (TriTrypDB/GeneDB-style sysID: LpmP.30.3280): protein MMYTGEIENGQMHGRGCLVYPNKEKYEGDWVYGKRHGHGVYTYADGSKYDGEWVEDKVHGKGTCYYASGNRYTGDWTFGRINGRGVLEYADGDRYDGEWKDGRMHGKGLYYYSNGDRYEGEWKDDKRHGKGTVTYAGPDGSVSEKFDGDWMEGRMQGWGKYYYADGGVYEGEWQDGKMHGKGTYIFPNGNKYEGEWFDDVKQGYGVLTYVNGERYEGYWLDDKAHGTGTLTYLQGDRYTGEWCQGKKHGHGTLAYSNKDTYEGEWRNDSATGRGVLEYANGCRYEGEWLDDRRHGEGQLLLPDGSSYEGGWVNGKKDGRARIILKCGAIYVGTWKDNHIVGQGEFRLSEHCDLSNSDY, encoded by the coding sequence ATGATGTACACGGGCGAAATCGAGAACGGCCAGATGCACGGCCGGGGTTGCCTCGTCTACCCGAATAAGGAGAAGTACGAAGGCGACTGGGTGTACGGCAAGCGTCACGGCCACGGTGTGTACACGTACGCGGACGGTAGCAAGTACGATGGGGAGTGGGTGGAGGATAAGGTACACGGAAAAGGCACGTGTTACTACGCCAGCGGCAACCGCTACACCGGTGACTGGACGTTTGGTCGCATCAACGGCCGCGGTGTTCTCGAGTACGCCGACGGCGACCGCTACGACGGTGAGTGGAAGGACGGCCGTATGCATGGTAAGGGTCTCTATTACTACTCCAACGGTGACCGCTACGAGGGTGAGTGGAAGGATGATAAACGCCACGGCAAGGGTACAGTGACGTACGCCGGCCCCGACGGTAGCGTGTCAGAAAAGTTCGACGGCGACTGGATGGAGGGGCGCATGCAGGGCTGGGGTAAATACTACTACGCCGACGGTGGCGTTTACGAGGGTGAGTGGCAAGATGGCAAGATGCACGGCAAGGGTACGTACATATTCCCTAACGGCAACAAGTACGAGGGAGAGTGGTTCGACGACGTGAAGCAGGGCTACGGTGTGCTGACTTACGTTAACGGTGAGCGCTACGAGGGCTACTGGCTGGACGACAAGGCGCACGGCACCGGCACCCTAACCTACCTTCAGGGCGACCGCTACACTGGCGAGTGGTGCCAAGGCAAGAAGCACGGCCACGGTACCCTGGCCTATAGCAACAAAGACACGTACGAGGGCGAGTGGCGTAATGACAGCGCGACCGGCCGAGGTGTGCTCGAGTACGCGAATGGGTGCCGCTACGAGGGTGAGTGGTTGGACGATAGGCGCCACGGCGAGGgccagttgctgctgccggatGGCTCCAGCTAtgagggagggtgggtgaATGGTAAGAAGGATGGCCGTGCCCGTATCATCCTGAAGTGCGGCGCCATCTATGTGGGCACTTGGAAGGACAACCATATCGTGGGACAGGGCGAGTTCCGCCTCTCCGAGCACTGTGACCTCAGCAATTCTGACTACTAG
- a CDS encoding hypothetical protein (TriTrypDB/GeneDB-style sysID: LpmP.30.3290) has protein sequence MEALKGLARRTTQSLREMVSRTEVTPEEMRLTEVMAKVRMMETKGEMICEKVIQVARLMGELGTTLREIGEEYKGVPDLPKESRELADDVFEVGVKLVETSQEHQKGLKDNGFELLRSFVKQCAQLREVEDARRHHQLEYDFFKSKVQHLRSSQQRDFTRLPRNEQILENWRVELWRATECSKAMCSQLFVSGRQAIDRSVLTTIQVLHSFVEIASTGFSQTFQGVRLPTYPSAPILPPTALPPAPAPAPGLRPSLGPGYDSSGPSTPYAYSGQAAGGVATNVTVPNPAGAQVSMHGAAYPLVPPVSSSNSLGPVAAPQSTPLLPGTGTLYGGAPPYVSTPGVPNNGTAGYQPPPLNTHSSTDNGSATYQPPAVQ, from the coding sequence ATGGAGGCCTTGAAGGGACTTGCTCGCCGGACCACGCAGAGCCTGCGTGAGATGGTGTCGCGGACGGAGGTGACACCGGAGGAGATGCGCCTCACGGAGGTCATGGCGAAGGTACGCATGATGGAGACGAAGGGCGAGATGATATGCGAAAAGGTGATCCAAGTTGCTCGCCTCATGGGCGAGCTCGGCACGACGTTGCGGGAGATCGGAGAGGAATACAAGGGTGTGCCGGATTTACCGAAGGAGAGTCGTGAGCTTGCGGATGACGTCTTCGAGGTCGGTGTGAAGCTCGTAGAGACATCGCAGGAGCACCAAAAGGGGCTGAAGGATAACGGATTCGAGTTGCTACGCAGTTTCGTCAAGCAGTGCGCGCAACTGCGCGAGGTTGAGGATGCTCGACGGCACCACCAGCTTGAGTACGACTTCTTCAAATCCaaggtgcagcacctccgctcATCCCAACAGAGGGACTTCACCCGTCTTCCACGCAACGAGCAGATCTTGGAGAATTGGCGTGTGGAGTTGTGGCGGGCGACGGAGTGCAGTAAGGCGATGTGCTCCCAGCTCTTTGTGTCTGGTCGACAGGCGATTGACCGAAGCGTGCTCACAACGATACAGGTGCTCCACAGCTTTGTGGAGATTGCGTCGACGGGCTTCTCACAAACTTTTCAGGGGGTGAGGCTCCCGACCTACCCAAGCGCGCCAATACTGCCtccgacggcgctgccgccggcgccggcgccggcacCGGGACTTAGACCGTCGCTGGGGCCTGGCTACGATTCATCGGGGCCGTCGACCCCGTACGCATACAGCGGCCAGGCGGCTGGTGGGGTAGCCACCAACGTCACGGTACCAAACCCAGCAGGTGCTCAAGTCTCTATGCACGGAGCGGCCTACCCCTTGGTGCCACCAGTATCGTCGTCAAACTCTCTTGGCCCAGTTGCAGCACCACAATCGACGCCACTTCTTCCTGGCACAGGCACTTTGTACGGAGGTGCACCTCCGTATGTCTCTACACCAGGCGTTCCAAACAACGGCACTGCTGGCTACCAACCACCGCCCCTCAACACTCACAGTTCGACCGACAATGGCTCTGCAACCTATCAGCCCCCGGCCGTGCAGTGA